The following are from one region of the Cytobacillus firmus genome:
- a CDS encoding DUF1444 domain-containing protein encodes MKMDSRKMKNELEQRLAKENRTFSFDREKDQLRIENKDTGKGITISLPGIIAKWQEQKEKAIDEVVYYVEEGLEAMVEDAHLSGHEKNIFPVIRSTSFPGESQEGVPFLTDEHTAETRIYYALDLGKTYRLIDAQLMEKEGWDPERIKETALFNVRSLSTDMKSDTVAGNTFYFLNKNDGYDASRILNDSFIKEMSRKAEGTMAVAVPHQDVLIIADIKNETGYDVLAQMTMSFFASGRVPITSLSFLYENGEFEPIFILGKNKKK; translated from the coding sequence ATGAAAATGGATAGCAGAAAAATGAAAAATGAATTAGAGCAGCGCTTAGCAAAAGAGAACCGGACTTTCTCTTTTGACAGAGAGAAAGATCAGCTTAGAATAGAAAATAAGGACACTGGAAAAGGAATTACCATCTCTTTGCCTGGCATTATAGCTAAATGGCAGGAGCAAAAGGAAAAAGCGATTGACGAAGTCGTTTATTATGTGGAGGAAGGCCTGGAAGCAATGGTGGAGGATGCTCATTTATCCGGCCATGAAAAAAACATTTTTCCAGTCATTCGATCAACTTCTTTTCCGGGTGAATCACAGGAAGGTGTTCCTTTTCTGACAGATGAACATACTGCTGAAACCCGTATCTACTATGCTCTTGACCTCGGTAAAACGTATCGCCTTATAGATGCACAGCTAATGGAAAAAGAGGGCTGGGATCCGGAAAGAATTAAAGAAACGGCTCTCTTTAATGTAAGATCTCTCTCGACCGATATGAAATCAGATACTGTAGCAGGCAATACTTTCTATTTCTTAAATAAGAATGATGGATATGATGCAAGCAGGATACTGAATGATTCGTTCATTAAAGAAATGAGCAGGAAAGCAGAAGGAACCATGGCAGTGGCCGTTCCGCATCAGGATGTATTAATCATTGCTGATATTAAAAATGAAACAGGCTATGACGTTCTCGCCCAGATGACTATGAGCTTCTTTGCGAGCGGCAGAGTGCCCATCACCTCCCTTTCATTTCTATACGAAAATGGAGAGTTTGAACCCATATTTATTTTGGGTAAGAATAAAAAGAAATAG
- a CDS encoding DNA translocase FtsK, with protein sequence MFPSESIQQSAASAERIEDYPTSEQKINQEEDDISYYQFPSRTLLTPPVIMDEESDWLYEQEQMLNSTLQNFNVRARVVNVTQGPSVTRFEVQPEPGVKVNKITNLSDDIKLSLAARDIRIEAPIPGKHTIGIEVPNQSSRPVFISEIISTPEFQNGSSPLTAVLGLDISGKPIVTDLRKMPHGLIAGATGSGKSVCINTILVSLLYKASPDELKLLLIDPKMVELAPYNRIPHLVSPVITDVKAATAALKWAVEEMERRYELFAHAGVRDINRFNELAEEHKQYSEKLPFMVIVIDELADLMMMAPADVEEAICRIAQKARACGMHLIIATQRPSVDVITGLIKANVPTRIAFSVSSQIDSRTIIDISGAEKLLGRGDMLFLENGSSKPVRLQGTFVSDKEIDDVVAHVRREQEPDYLFEQEELLKKAQAIEEEDELFFEACEFVVDQGSASTSSLQRRFKIGYNRAARLIDMMEKQGFISENRGSKPRDVLITAADLESIQDTSTLN encoded by the coding sequence ATGTTTCCATCTGAAAGCATCCAGCAGTCTGCTGCTTCAGCAGAAAGAATTGAGGATTACCCGACTTCGGAACAGAAGATAAATCAGGAAGAAGATGACATTTCGTATTACCAATTCCCGTCGCGGACATTACTGACACCGCCGGTAATCATGGATGAAGAATCTGATTGGCTTTACGAGCAGGAACAGATGTTAAACTCCACCCTGCAGAATTTCAATGTCAGGGCCAGGGTTGTCAATGTTACGCAGGGACCTTCTGTCACCAGATTTGAAGTGCAGCCTGAACCGGGGGTCAAGGTAAATAAAATAACGAACCTCTCGGATGATATCAAGCTTAGTCTGGCAGCAAGGGATATTAGGATTGAGGCACCAATTCCAGGAAAGCATACAATCGGCATTGAGGTTCCAAACCAGAGCAGCCGTCCGGTATTTATCAGTGAGATCATAAGCACCCCGGAGTTCCAGAATGGCAGCTCCCCATTGACGGCTGTGCTTGGACTTGATATCTCAGGAAAGCCGATTGTGACCGATTTAAGGAAAATGCCCCACGGTTTAATTGCCGGTGCAACGGGATCTGGAAAGAGCGTCTGTATCAACACGATCCTGGTAAGCCTTTTGTATAAGGCGAGTCCGGATGAATTGAAGCTTCTCCTGATTGACCCGAAAATGGTCGAACTTGCACCATATAATCGAATCCCTCATTTAGTCAGCCCGGTTATTACCGATGTAAAAGCAGCAACAGCTGCCCTGAAGTGGGCTGTAGAGGAAATGGAACGCAGATATGAATTATTTGCCCATGCCGGTGTGCGGGATATAAACCGTTTTAATGAGCTGGCTGAAGAGCATAAGCAATATTCAGAGAAGCTTCCATTTATGGTCATTGTGATTGATGAGCTGGCAGACCTGATGATGATGGCGCCGGCCGATGTGGAAGAAGCCATTTGCCGGATTGCACAGAAAGCCCGTGCATGCGGGATGCATCTGATTATCGCAACCCAGCGGCCTTCCGTAGATGTTATTACCGGCTTAATCAAAGCGAATGTGCCAACAAGGATTGCATTCTCTGTGTCATCCCAAATTGATTCAAGAACAATCATCGATATAAGCGGAGCGGAAAAGCTCTTGGGCCGGGGAGATATGCTTTTCCTTGAAAATGGATCCTCAAAGCCGGTAAGACTCCAGGGGACATTTGTTTCTGACAAAGAAATTGATGATGTTGTAGCCCATGTACGCAGGGAACAAGAACCTGATTACTTATTTGAGCAGGAAGAGCTTCTGAAAAAAGCCCAAGCCATTGAAGAAGAGGATGAACTGTTTTTTGAAGCATGCGAGTTTGTTGTTGATCAGGGCTCAGCTTCCACTTCTAGTCTGCAAAGAAGATTTAAAATAGGCTATAATAGGGCAGCCAGGTTGATTGATATGATGGAAAAACAAGGATTCATTTCAGAAAATAGAGGCAGCAAACCGAGGGATGTCCTTATTACTGCGGCTGATCTTGAATCCATACAAGACACTAGTACATTAAATTAA
- a CDS encoding nicotinate phosphoribosyltransferase, translating into MKEIEMKVKGEIKRLTNQTFKFDERVRDGWFSAVYFLKTREIVKKYHVDKIVTMQFFQKSHAVLCGTDEVIALLKTFADRPDDLEIHSLKDGDKISPFETVMTITGRYQDFGYLEGIIDGILARRTSVATNVYNVVKAAGVSGVQKQVIFMGDRDDHYTTQAGDGYAAYIGGATAQATHAMNEWWGKKGMGTMPHALIQMFEGDIVAAAEAYQETFPEDDLVALVDYNNDAITDSLKVARAFGDELKGVRVDTSRTMIDQYFLRNQHILGTFDPRGVNAELIFALRKALDDEGFGHVKIVVSGGFTESRIRDFEEKGVPVDTYGVGSSLLNITIGFTGDNVMIDGKHAAKAGRRYRPNPRLERVE; encoded by the coding sequence ATGAAAGAGATTGAAATGAAGGTTAAGGGAGAAATAAAACGTCTGACAAACCAGACTTTTAAATTTGATGAACGTGTAAGAGATGGCTGGTTTTCAGCGGTTTACTTCCTAAAGACCAGAGAAATTGTTAAGAAATATCACGTTGATAAAATTGTAACTATGCAGTTTTTTCAAAAGAGTCATGCCGTTCTATGCGGTACGGATGAAGTCATTGCGCTGTTAAAAACATTTGCCGACCGTCCGGATGATCTGGAAATTCATTCATTAAAAGATGGTGACAAGATTTCACCCTTTGAAACAGTAATGACCATAACAGGAAGATATCAGGATTTCGGCTATCTCGAAGGAATTATTGACGGCATATTGGCCAGAAGAACCTCGGTTGCCACAAATGTCTATAATGTGGTAAAAGCAGCAGGAGTTTCAGGTGTTCAAAAACAGGTCATCTTCATGGGCGACCGGGATGATCATTATACCACCCAGGCAGGTGATGGATATGCAGCCTATATTGGGGGAGCAACAGCCCAGGCAACACATGCCATGAACGAATGGTGGGGCAAAAAGGGCATGGGTACAATGCCGCATGCACTGATTCAAATGTTTGAGGGAGATATCGTCGCGGCTGCTGAAGCTTATCAGGAGACGTTTCCTGAAGACGATTTAGTTGCTCTGGTAGATTATAACAATGATGCAATCACTGATTCCCTGAAAGTAGCCAGGGCTTTTGGCGATGAACTTAAAGGTGTCCGGGTTGACACATCCAGAACAATGATTGATCAATATTTCTTGAGAAATCAGCATATCCTGGGAACATTTGACCCGCGTGGAGTCAATGCTGAACTGATTTTTGCTCTAAGAAAAGCGCTGGATGACGAGGGCTTCGGCCATGTGAAGATTGTGGTGAGCGGAGGCTTCACCGAATCCCGAATCCGTGATTTTGAAGAAAAGGGTGTTCCAGTTGATACTTATGGTGTGGGAAGCAGCCTTCTTAATATTACCATTGGATTCACGGGAGATAATGTGATGATAGACGGCAAGCACGCAGCAAAGGCAGGACGCCGTTACCGCCCCAACCCCCGCCTTGAAAGAGTTGAATAA
- the murC gene encoding UDP-N-acetylmuramate--L-alanine ligase, which translates to MTIYHFVGIKGSGMSALAQVLHDMNYQVQGSDFEKHFFTQVALEKSGIKILPFQKENIQPGMTVIAGNAYPDTHEEIEEAMKLGLPVVRYHRFLGDFMKNFTSVAVTGAHGKTSTTGLLAHVMRGAKPTSFLIGDGTGKGDEEAEYFVFEACEYRRHFLSYYPDYAIMTNIDFDHPDYFANVEDVFSAFQEMSWQVNKGIFACGDDEQLQKIQAKVPVVFYGFGEENDFQARNVVKTTEGTTFDVFVRNTFYETFSIAAYGDHNVLNSLAVIALCHYEEIDAKIVQEQLLSFEGVKRRFSEKKVGSQVIIDDYAHHPTEIKATVEAARQKYPEKEVVAVFQPHTFTRTQAFLEDFASSLNLADKVYLCEIFGSARENHGKLTINDLKDKIPNAQILNEEETAILRNHEESVIMFMGAGDIQKFQQAYENQI; encoded by the coding sequence ATGACTATTTACCATTTCGTAGGTATAAAGGGGTCCGGAATGAGTGCATTGGCACAAGTTCTGCATGATATGAACTATCAGGTTCAAGGCTCCGATTTTGAGAAACACTTTTTTACGCAGGTGGCACTTGAAAAATCCGGAATAAAGATCCTTCCCTTTCAAAAGGAAAATATACAGCCGGGCATGACGGTAATCGCCGGGAATGCATATCCGGACACGCATGAAGAAATTGAGGAAGCAATGAAGCTTGGCTTGCCTGTTGTGCGCTATCACCGCTTCTTAGGTGATTTTATGAAGAATTTCACAAGCGTTGCAGTGACAGGAGCACATGGGAAAACATCCACTACAGGCTTGCTTGCACATGTTATGAGAGGTGCAAAACCAACTTCATTCCTTATTGGAGACGGTACGGGCAAAGGGGACGAAGAAGCTGAGTATTTTGTTTTTGAAGCTTGCGAATACAGAAGACACTTCCTTTCTTATTACCCGGATTATGCGATAATGACAAACATCGATTTCGACCACCCTGACTACTTTGCCAATGTTGAAGATGTTTTCTCTGCTTTTCAGGAGATGTCTTGGCAAGTGAATAAGGGCATTTTTGCATGCGGTGATGACGAACAGCTGCAAAAAATACAGGCTAAAGTGCCTGTCGTATTTTACGGTTTCGGAGAAGAAAATGATTTCCAGGCACGCAATGTTGTTAAGACGACTGAAGGGACAACATTTGACGTTTTTGTCCGCAATACCTTCTATGAGACGTTTTCAATTGCCGCCTATGGAGATCATAACGTTCTGAACTCTTTAGCTGTCATCGCTTTATGTCATTATGAAGAGATTGATGCAAAGATTGTTCAGGAACAGCTTCTTTCTTTTGAAGGGGTAAAAAGAAGATTCTCCGAGAAGAAAGTAGGCTCTCAGGTCATTATTGATGATTATGCCCACCATCCGACAGAAATTAAGGCAACTGTAGAAGCTGCCAGACAAAAGTATCCTGAAAAGGAAGTTGTGGCCGTTTTCCAGCCTCATACATTTACGAGGACTCAGGCATTTCTTGAGGATTTTGCATCAAGCCTCAATTTGGCTGACAAAGTTTATCTATGTGAAATCTTTGGCTCTGCCCGGGAAAACCATGGTAAACTCACGATCAATGATTTAAAGGATAAAATTCCTAATGCACAAATTTTAAATGAGGAAGAAACAGCGATCCTAAGAAATCATGAAGAAAGTGTAATTATGTTTATGGGTGCCGGAGATATCCAAAAATTCCAGCAGGCATACGAAAATCAAATATAA
- a CDS encoding aminopeptidase, with the protein MKDPRIEKLAKNLINYSVRLQKGEKILIENFGLQKELVTALVKEAYAAGGYPFVSLKDHQVDRSLLLGAQEEQFNMMAEFEANVMSKMDAYIGLRSGENINEQADVPDDKMKIHGSTIGQKVHREIRVPKTKWVVLRYPNASMAQLAKMSTEAFEDFYFDVCNLDYGKMDKAMDSLVELMNKTDKVRITGPGTDLSFSIKDIPAIKCSGQMNIPDGEVYTAPVRESVNGVITYNTPSPYHGFTFENVKLTFKDGKIVEAEANDSERINKIFDTDEGARYIGEFAIGVNPYILHPMQDILFDEKIDGSFHFTPGQCYDEAYNGNKSNIHWDMVNIQRPDYGGGEIYFDDALIRKDGRFVIAELEALNPESLK; encoded by the coding sequence ATGAAAGATCCCCGTATTGAAAAACTCGCCAAAAATTTGATTAACTATTCAGTCCGTCTTCAGAAAGGCGAGAAAATCCTTATTGAAAATTTTGGACTGCAGAAGGAATTGGTGACGGCACTGGTAAAGGAAGCATACGCTGCTGGAGGATACCCTTTTGTCTCCTTAAAAGATCATCAGGTGGATCGTTCCCTGCTTTTAGGAGCACAAGAAGAGCAATTCAATATGATGGCTGAATTTGAAGCAAATGTTATGAGCAAAATGGATGCATACATAGGACTTCGCTCTGGAGAAAACATCAACGAGCAGGCTGATGTGCCGGATGATAAAATGAAAATCCATGGTTCAACAATTGGACAAAAAGTACATAGAGAAATTCGCGTGCCAAAAACGAAGTGGGTAGTTCTGCGCTATCCAAATGCTTCCATGGCTCAGCTTGCTAAAATGAGCACAGAGGCATTTGAAGATTTCTACTTTGATGTCTGCAATTTGGATTACGGCAAGATGGATAAAGCGATGGACAGCCTTGTCGAATTAATGAATAAGACCGATAAAGTCCGGATCACCGGTCCTGGTACAGACCTGTCCTTCTCGATTAAGGATATTCCTGCAATCAAATGCTCCGGTCAGATGAATATTCCTGATGGAGAGGTTTACACTGCCCCTGTACGTGAGTCTGTGAATGGAGTTATCACTTATAACACACCATCCCCATACCATGGTTTTACATTCGAAAATGTCAAGCTGACATTTAAAGACGGGAAAATTGTTGAAGCGGAAGCCAATGACAGTGAACGCATCAATAAAATCTTTGATACGGATGAAGGTGCACGCTATATTGGTGAATTCGCCATTGGAGTTAATCCATACATTCTCCATCCGATGCAGGATATCCTGTTCGATGAAAAAATTGATGGAAGCTTCCACTTTACACCCGGACAGTGTTATGACGAAGCGTACAATGGAAATAAATCAAATATCCACTGGGATATGGTCAACATCCAGCGCCCTGACTATGGCGGCGGCGAAATCTACTTTGATGATGCATTAATCCGTAAAGACGGGAGATTCGTCATTGCTGAACTGGAAGCGTTAAATCCAGAGAGCTTAAAGTAG
- a CDS encoding DUF948 domain-containing protein, translating to MEIILYLSVAVIAIAFLVLVIYLAKTLKSLQGTLDNVSHTLAGLERQLDGVTKETTVLLHKTNTLATDIQQKSENLNSVVTAVKEVGDSVRKFNGSIQKITSSVNTQLEQNKDKISQVVQWSNVLLEIKDKWKMKKEDPYQYNVGEKQMLPPERQRERARY from the coding sequence TTGGAAATAATTTTATACTTAAGTGTAGCAGTCATTGCTATTGCATTCCTTGTTTTGGTCATTTATTTGGCTAAAACATTAAAATCCTTGCAAGGGACATTAGATAACGTTTCACACACATTAGCAGGCCTTGAAAGGCAATTAGACGGTGTTACGAAGGAAACTACAGTTCTTCTGCACAAAACAAATACACTGGCAACAGATATTCAGCAGAAGTCAGAGAATCTGAACAGTGTTGTAACTGCGGTAAAAGAAGTTGGTGACTCTGTCCGCAAATTTAATGGATCCATTCAGAAAATCACATCTTCTGTTAACACACAGCTTGAACAGAATAAAGATAAAATCTCACAGGTGGTTCAGTGGAGCAATGTTCTCCTTGAAATCAAGGATAAGTGGAAAATGAAAAAAGAAGACCCTTATCAGTACAATGTCGGGGAGAAACAAATGCTTCCGCCCGAACGCCAGAGAGAAAGAGCACGATACTAG
- a CDS encoding YtxH domain-containing protein, producing the protein MNSQDRNQFDSNQVKTEENINTKDFMIGALIGGMVGAATALFLAPKSGKELQSDLSEKAAILKEKSGQYRETAMTKGTELANAAKEKTNVLTQTVTKQSNELVNKVKNLKDYQNGQASANGSAEEEGAAINNETFQTEGNAPVNDAEIQMKLEETKKAFDETEQKYN; encoded by the coding sequence ATGAATAGCCAAGACCGTAATCAATTTGATTCAAACCAGGTAAAAACTGAGGAAAATATCAATACGAAGGATTTTATGATTGGTGCTCTTATAGGAGGAATGGTTGGCGCAGCTACAGCTTTGTTCCTGGCTCCAAAATCAGGAAAAGAGCTCCAAAGTGATTTAAGCGAAAAAGCGGCCATCCTAAAGGAAAAATCGGGGCAGTACCGCGAAACAGCTATGACAAAAGGAACTGAACTGGCTAATGCTGCAAAAGAGAAAACAAATGTGTTAACTCAAACAGTAACCAAACAATCCAATGAGCTTGTAAATAAAGTGAAGAACTTAAAAGACTATCAAAATGGACAAGCTTCTGCAAACGGCTCAGCCGAAGAAGAGGGAGCAGCTATCAATAACGAAACATTCCAGACTGAAGGAAACGCGCCAGTCAATGATGCGGAAATCCAAATGAAACTGGAAGAAACAAAAAAAGCTTTTGACGAAACCGAGCAAAAGTATAACTAA
- the ytxJ gene encoding bacillithiol system redox-active protein YtxJ → MKKFDSHEAFDQAVESGEQLLLLKHSSTCPVSGAAYEEYDSFVKEHKDVNAYYLVVQEDRPLSNHIAETFHIKHESPQAILFNNGDVVWHASHWKITYDSLLNAVKENS, encoded by the coding sequence ATGAAAAAATTTGATAGTCATGAAGCATTTGATCAAGCCGTAGAATCAGGAGAGCAGCTGCTGCTATTAAAACACAGTTCTACATGCCCTGTGAGCGGTGCAGCTTATGAAGAATATGATAGCTTTGTAAAAGAGCATAAAGATGTTAATGCTTATTACCTGGTTGTTCAGGAGGATCGCCCTTTGTCCAATCACATTGCAGAAACTTTTCATATCAAACATGAATCGCCTCAGGCAATTCTGTTTAATAATGGAGATGTTGTATGGCATGCATCACATTGGAAGATTACATATGACTCCCTTTTGAATGCAGTGAAGGAAAACAGCTAA
- the pilM gene encoding cell division protein FtsA, whose amino-acid sequence MDEQKKLFALDIGTRTVVGIILEEDGGQYHVKDIVIREHAERAMLDGQIHDVPAVSKIIAEIRDELEVKHGPLNKVCVAAAGRALKTERSKTSIIIKGKPMMQKQDIIHLELSAVQQAQAIAAEKQAAEKSYYYYCVGYSVLYYHLDGEEIGSLIDQQGDEASVEIIATFLPKVVVESLISALHRAGLEMEALTLEPIAAINVLIPPSMRRLNVALVDIGAGTSDIAITDLGTVTAFGMVPVAGDEITEAISDQLLLDFPLAEKAKRDLHESDMITVTDILGFQTEISREETIEKISPALERLTNSICEEIMRLNNRPPKAVMLAGGGSLTPGLPERIANRLGLPANRVAIRGIDAISGLHLPDYTDKGPELVTPIGIAIAAKKAPVQYCTVYVNDQPVRLFEVKNLTVGDCMLAAGIKMNKLYGKPGLAMIINLNGQNITIPGSHGEAPAITRNSLPSALDEEIKSGDIITVSKGRDGLPADVCIKDLIDEVPEKSITINGKQFTIHPAITCNEKVASLEQTLADRDKVECRVPETAEEILTILNLNNLLNELKTFRISINEKETFLPRHSGKLYKNGLEVNCHSIVDNGDNLRIEKGNTLTVKELADIKQLALQESIPVIFNSKKLELSRRILEFQREGAVLTEDDVISAGDAITILKKPRSPFIFQDIFSHVNVDMPASSSGGFILLKNGEKTSFHESVEPGDHLKIVWPSINNKHSTIKYS is encoded by the coding sequence TTGGACGAACAAAAAAAGCTTTTTGCACTGGATATCGGCACTCGCACAGTGGTCGGAATTATTCTGGAGGAAGACGGCGGCCAATACCATGTGAAAGACATCGTGATTAGGGAGCATGCAGAAAGGGCCATGCTCGATGGCCAGATCCATGATGTTCCGGCTGTTTCGAAAATTATAGCAGAAATAAGAGATGAACTTGAAGTGAAACACGGCCCATTAAATAAAGTTTGTGTAGCAGCAGCTGGCAGGGCTTTAAAAACAGAAAGATCTAAAACATCGATCATCATTAAAGGCAAACCGATGATGCAAAAACAGGATATAATTCACCTTGAATTAAGTGCGGTTCAGCAGGCACAGGCAATCGCAGCAGAAAAGCAGGCAGCCGAAAAAAGCTATTATTACTATTGTGTTGGATATTCGGTTTTATACTACCATCTAGATGGGGAGGAAATCGGCAGCCTGATTGATCAGCAGGGGGATGAAGCATCTGTAGAAATCATTGCTACCTTTCTGCCGAAGGTTGTAGTGGAGTCACTCATCTCAGCTCTTCATAGGGCTGGCCTGGAAATGGAAGCCTTAACACTTGAGCCAATCGCAGCTATTAATGTTCTGATCCCGCCTTCAATGAGAAGACTGAATGTGGCACTTGTTGATATCGGTGCCGGAACATCCGACATTGCCATAACCGATTTGGGGACAGTTACTGCATTTGGAATGGTGCCTGTAGCAGGCGATGAGATCACCGAAGCCATTAGTGACCAGCTTCTGCTGGACTTCCCTCTGGCAGAAAAGGCAAAAAGAGACTTGCACGAATCCGATATGATTACTGTCACGGATATTCTCGGCTTCCAAACAGAAATCAGCAGAGAAGAGACAATTGAAAAAATTTCTCCAGCTCTGGAACGTTTGACAAATTCCATTTGTGAGGAAATAATGCGGCTGAATAACAGGCCGCCAAAAGCCGTCATGCTGGCAGGCGGCGGGAGCTTAACACCCGGATTGCCTGAAAGGATAGCGAACAGATTGGGCCTACCGGCAAATAGAGTTGCAATTAGAGGAATTGATGCTATCAGCGGGCTGCATTTACCGGATTATACAGACAAGGGCCCTGAGTTAGTCACCCCAATAGGAATTGCGATAGCCGCTAAAAAAGCGCCGGTCCAATATTGTACTGTTTACGTCAACGATCAGCCTGTCCGGCTATTTGAGGTTAAAAACCTGACAGTCGGGGATTGTATGCTGGCAGCAGGAATTAAAATGAATAAGCTCTACGGGAAGCCTGGCCTTGCCATGATTATCAATTTAAACGGGCAAAACATTACGATCCCGGGAAGCCATGGAGAAGCTCCAGCCATCACTCGAAACAGCCTCCCAAGTGCATTAGATGAAGAAATCAAATCAGGGGATATCATAACCGTTTCAAAAGGGCGTGACGGATTGCCTGCTGATGTTTGCATTAAGGATTTAATTGATGAAGTCCCGGAAAAGTCTATCACTATTAACGGAAAACAATTTACAATTCATCCTGCCATTACCTGTAATGAAAAGGTTGCCTCGCTCGAGCAGACTCTTGCTGATCGGGATAAAGTGGAGTGCAGAGTACCGGAAACTGCTGAAGAAATCTTAACAATTTTAAATCTGAATAATTTATTAAACGAGCTTAAAACTTTTCGAATCAGCATTAACGAAAAAGAGACTTTTCTGCCGCGTCATTCCGGAAAGCTTTATAAAAACGGCCTTGAGGTTAATTGCCACAGCATCGTAGATAATGGTGACAATCTTCGCATTGAAAAAGGCAACACTCTGACCGTAAAGGAATTAGCAGATATTAAGCAGCTGGCACTTCAGGAGAGCATCCCTGTCATTTTTAACAGCAAGAAATTAGAGCTGTCCAGGCGAATACTCGAATTTCAGAGAGAAGGCGCTGTACTGACCGAAGATGACGTGATTTCTGCTGGAGATGCGATAACAATCCTGAAAAAACCAAGATCCCCCTTTATTTTTCAGGATATATTCAGCCATGTTAATGTCGATATGCCTGCTTCCTCTTCCGGAGGCTTCATCCTTTTGAAAAATGGGGAAAAAACATCTTTTCATGAATCAGTAGAGCCTGGTGACCATCTTAAAATTGTGTGGCCTTCCATAAATAATAAGCATTCCACTATTAAATATAGCTAG
- a CDS encoding bifunctional 3-deoxy-7-phosphoheptulonate synthase/chorismate mutase has product MSNNELDKLRDRVDELNLQLLSLINERAELVQEIGRVKETQGVYRYDPVRERKMLDLIKEHNDGPFENSTIEHMFKEIFKAGLELQKDDHRKALLVSRKKKPENTIVDLKGEKVGDGNPHLVFGPCAVESYEQVATVAEAVKAKGLKLLRGGAYKPRTSPYDFQGLGLEGLKILKRVADEYDLAVISEIVSPNDIETAVNYIDVIQIGARNMQNFELLKAAGAVNKPVLLKRGIAATIEEFINAAEYIMSQGNGQIILCERGIRTYERATRNTLDISAVPILKQETHLPVLVDVTHSTGRRDLLLPAAKAALAIGADGVMAEVHPDPAVALSDSAQQMDLNQFDHFMSELQSSALLKV; this is encoded by the coding sequence ATGAGCAATAATGAACTAGATAAACTTCGTGATCGAGTGGATGAGCTGAATCTTCAGCTTTTATCTTTAATCAATGAAAGAGCAGAACTTGTTCAAGAAATCGGAAGAGTAAAGGAAACACAAGGGGTTTATCGTTATGATCCTGTCCGGGAACGCAAAATGCTTGATTTGATAAAAGAGCATAATGACGGTCCTTTTGAAAATTCAACAATTGAGCATATGTTCAAGGAAATTTTTAAAGCAGGTCTTGAACTTCAAAAAGATGATCATAGAAAAGCGCTTCTTGTTTCACGCAAAAAGAAGCCTGAAAACACAATTGTGGACTTAAAAGGTGAAAAAGTAGGAGATGGCAATCCTCATCTTGTTTTTGGCCCATGTGCAGTTGAATCTTATGAGCAGGTAGCAACTGTTGCTGAAGCTGTAAAAGCAAAAGGGCTAAAGCTTCTTCGCGGAGGAGCTTATAAACCAAGAACATCGCCATACGATTTTCAGGGTCTTGGGCTTGAAGGGCTGAAAATTTTAAAAAGAGTGGCAGATGAATACGATTTGGCAGTTATCTCTGAAATTGTAAGCCCAAATGATATTGAAACAGCTGTAAATTATATTGATGTCATTCAAATTGGTGCAAGAAACATGCAAAACTTCGAGCTATTAAAAGCAGCGGGCGCTGTAAATAAGCCAGTTCTATTAAAGCGGGGAATTGCAGCTACAATTGAAGAATTCATTAATGCAGCGGAATACATCATGTCCCAGGGGAACGGACAGATTATCCTTTGTGAGCGGGGAATCCGCACCTACGAACGGGCAACACGCAATACACTGGATATTTCAGCAGTGCCAATCCTTAAGCAGGAGACACATTTGCCTGTACTGGTTGACGTTACACATTCAACAGGCCGCAGAGATTTGCTTCTTCCGGCAGCAAAGGCCGCGCTGGCAATCGGCGCAGATGGCGTAATGGCAGAAGTTCATCCTGACCCGGCTGTTGCCCTTTCAGATTCAGCACAGCAAATGGACTTAAATCAATTTGACCATTTTATGTCTGAACTGCAATCTTCAGCATTGCTGAAAGTGTGA